Part of the Psychromonas sp. psych-6C06 genome, GTTTCAAGAGCAAATTATACAGGTTGATAATTTAGAGCAGGAAAAGGCATCATTACAGCAACAAATTTTAGATCTTAAAGCGCGTAATTTAGAGTTGGACTTATTGCAAGAAACGAAAGAGTCACGCATTCAAATGGAATGGTTGCTTAATGGTGGTGGGGTGTTATTTTTTGGATTGTTAATTGGCTTATTAATTCCTTTTCTACCACGCCGTAAAAAACGTACTAATAACTGGTAATTGAAAAGAAGCTGACAGCTGATAGTTTTCAGCTGTCAGCGAGTAATAGCTAAAGAGTCCTTCTTGCTTGTTAAAGCTTGCTCTTCCTACTAAGCACCACAGCGCTTTCTCTATTCTATTATTATAGCTTATAGCTTATAGCTTATAGCTTCTAGCTTCTAGCTTCTAGCTTCTAGCTTCTAGCTTATGGCTTCTAGCTGACAGCTAATAACTGACAGCTAATAACTGACAGCTGATAGCTAATAACCTCTAATACCCTTTCCAGTCCGTTAACGACTCTACACTAAAGCTTTGTCTTTCTAAGCGGAAAATACTTCGCTGAGGCTGTATTTCAATGAGTTCTAACTGTCCTGTACTATCAAACTCACCTTCTGTAAGCTTTTCACCGTTGATGCGAATCCACCTATCAGCAACCACTGATGAGTACATATGCGAGTCGTAACGGATAAGTGGTACTTTATTTTGAAAGTCACTGCTCATGTCTCGAATATCGCTGCCATCATTCATCCCTTCTTCGGGAGTGAAGTCATCTTTTATTTCACTATTTTCTTCAATTTCGCTTAACAGAAGTGCTAATTCAAAGCGTTTTTTGAGATCGTTTGGCGTATCTTCATAATCTACTTCAGTTGATGTGTTTTCTTCATTAAGTGAGATAACTTGTTGTGAATTGTCTTCCTCTTCAATCACTTCCTCTTCCTGAACAGATACGGTTTTAGGTGCTTGAACTGTTATTTCTGCCTTAGGTGCTTGCGTTGGAAGTGGTTTAGTATCAAATGTTACTTGCACCATGTGGTTCTTTTGAGGTTGCTGTGTGACGATGTTATTCATTGCCGGTGCCACTTTAGCTGGTGGGTTAAGCAATAAATATATCAGCGCGCTTAATAATACGATGATCACGAGTAATGCCGCAGAAATAATCACTTTCCATTGCATGAATATATTCACTTTAGGGGCGACCGGTGGGGGAGTCCCTGTCTGGTCAAAATTACTTTTTTGTAATGCTTGTAAAATAGTCGACATTAGTTTGCTTCCTGCAATAATCGAGGTGAATCGGGCGAAGCGATCTGCATTAGTGGCATCAATGTACGTGGTCCTACAATACCATCGTCCATAAGTCCTTGCTCACGTTGAAATGCACTCACCTGCTCTAGTAAACGTAGGTCAAAGCGAGTTTTATTTTCGCTAGACCATCCCTGTTCTTTGTTAAGTTGATTGGCTAACCAAGTCACTTTTTCGCCCTCTTGCCCAAACTTAATGGCCCCATTTAATGGGAAGGGAGCTTTCCATATTAACGTGCTTTCGCCTGTCCAATATTGTTGAAACCACGCTTCTGTGACATAGATGAGGTTACCATTTATAAGTAGTTGATAGTTGTCTGCGATCTTGTAAATGACCGCGTACACTTCATCTTTATTGTTATTAGCTAAGCGGATTACACTTGGATAATTTAACTGTTTAAGTTGCTCTAGGTTAACTTTACGTTCATAACAATTCATTAATGCACTGTTATTTTGTTGGCAACTGATAGCGTTGCTATTTACCTGATATCCCCATACGGAATATAAACTTGTTAACGCATTTTGATAGTTGCTGTTACTCAGGTCTAGCTGTGGGTAGGCATTAAACCACTCGCTACCTAAGGCAACATGCTCTTGCTCATCAAACGATAAGCTTTTTTTCAGAGTGACTAAAGCGTCATCGGGGATTAAGCGCTGTATAATTTGTGGTGCTTGCCAGAGAGTCAATGCAATTAATGCGACTAATGCAGGAATTCGCCATTTGGTCAGCAAGGATTTTGACTTCGTCTTATGGTGTTCAAAATGCACTTCTCGGCTAGCTTGCTTGACCATTTTTAGAGTAACAATATGGCTATCTTCGGTATAAGCTGCCAATAAGCTGCGATCACAAAGAATATTCGTTAAACGTGGAGTGCCTTTACACTTCCTAAAGATCTCTTGTAGCGCGGATTTATCAAAAATAGCATGCATTGACCCGGCAATATTAAGTCGATGCTGAATATACAGATTGCTTTCTTGCTGTGTTAAAGAGAGAAGGTGG contains:
- a CDS encoding general secretion pathway protein GspB, translated to MSTILQALQKSNFDQTGTPPPVAPKVNIFMQWKVIISAALLVIIVLLSALIYLLLNPPAKVAPAMNNIVTQQPQKNHMVQVTFDTKPLPTQAPKAEITVQAPKTVSVQEEEVIEEEDNSQQVISLNEENTSTEVDYEDTPNDLKKRFELALLLSEIEENSEIKDDFTPEEGMNDGSDIRDMSSDFQNKVPLIRYDSHMYSSVVADRWIRINGEKLTEGEFDSTGQLELIEIQPQRSIFRLERQSFSVESLTDWKGY
- a CDS encoding AAA family ATPase codes for the protein MYQEFFSLKIKPFSISPDPNFLFLSERHKEAIDHLKEGLKGHGGFALLTGEVGTGKTTICRSLVEHMSDDSDIAFILNPALSEIELLSTICDSFNIQYQKNNLRSLFNELTTWMIANCLQNRHTIVIIDEAQHLSFAALEQLRLLTNIETNDKKPLQVILIGQTELQEKLKQAEFRQLAQRITARYHLLSLTQQESNLYIQHRLNIAGSMHAIFDKSALQEIFRKCKGTPRLTNILCDRSLLAAYTEDSHIVTLKMVKQASREVHFEHHKTKSKSLLTKWRIPALVALIALTLWQAPQIIQRLIPDDALVTLKKSLSFDEQEHVALGSEWFNAYPQLDLSNSNYQNALTSLYSVWGYQVNSNAISCQQNNSALMNCYERKVNLEQLKQLNYPSVIRLANNNKDEVYAVIYKIADNYQLLINGNLIYVTEAWFQQYWTGESTLIWKAPFPLNGAIKFGQEGEKVTWLANQLNKEQGWSSENKTRFDLRLLEQVSAFQREQGLMDDGIVGPRTLMPLMQIASPDSPRLLQEAN